Proteins co-encoded in one Rhodococcus sp. PAMC28707 genomic window:
- a CDS encoding zinc-binding alcohol dehydrogenase family protein, which yields MKAWRVTEQGSVDGSPLQLVDEHMPRPTSGELLISVQACGVCRTDLHVVEGDLPIHRPHVVPGHEIVGAITEVGDNTETDFSVGDIVGIPWLRHTCGNCRFCVSGRENLCKASLYTGWDHNGGFAEYAVAPADYALALPTGYSTEELAPLLCAGIIGYSALRRAELPPSGKLGLYGFGASAHIVAQLAQADGATVHVMTRDLGARQLALKMGLASAQGTFDSPPEKLDAAIVFAPIGEAVPTALEAVDSGGTVVLAGIHMTDIPRLNYNRHLFHEKRLLSVEANTRVDARQFLERCQRTHLTIETTVYPFDRALFALRDLRHGRFAGAAVITF from the coding sequence GTGAAGGCCTGGCGGGTCACCGAACAGGGCAGCGTAGACGGCAGTCCCCTGCAGTTGGTCGATGAGCACATGCCTCGACCGACGTCCGGCGAGTTGCTCATATCTGTCCAAGCGTGCGGCGTGTGCCGAACCGACCTCCACGTCGTCGAAGGCGACCTTCCAATTCATCGGCCGCACGTAGTGCCCGGCCACGAAATCGTCGGCGCGATAACAGAAGTCGGAGACAACACCGAGACCGACTTCAGCGTGGGTGACATTGTCGGAATTCCATGGCTGCGTCACACCTGTGGCAACTGCCGATTTTGTGTGAGTGGTCGCGAAAACCTTTGCAAGGCATCGTTGTACACCGGATGGGATCACAACGGTGGGTTCGCGGAATACGCGGTGGCGCCGGCCGACTATGCCTTGGCACTACCGACCGGGTACAGCACCGAAGAACTGGCACCGTTGCTGTGCGCAGGGATCATCGGATACAGCGCCCTGCGCCGAGCCGAACTCCCGCCGTCGGGGAAGCTCGGTCTGTACGGCTTCGGCGCGAGCGCACACATAGTCGCTCAGCTGGCGCAGGCCGACGGCGCTACCGTGCACGTCATGACTCGGGACCTCGGTGCCCGACAGCTCGCACTGAAGATGGGGCTCGCGTCGGCACAGGGCACCTTCGATTCACCACCGGAGAAGCTCGACGCCGCCATTGTTTTCGCGCCTATCGGTGAGGCTGTTCCGACGGCTTTGGAAGCCGTCGACTCCGGGGGAACCGTCGTACTGGCAGGCATTCACATGACCGACATTCCGCGGCTGAACTACAACCGGCATCTTTTCCACGAAAAGCGACTGCTGAGCGTCGAAGCGAATACGCGGGTCGATGCTCGACAATTCCTCGAACGCTGCCAGAGAACGCACCTGACGATCGAAACTACGGTTTACCCTTTCGACCGCGCACTGTTCGCCTTGAGGGATCTCCGCCACGGCCGTTTTGCCGGCGCTGCAGTCATCACATTCTGA